In a genomic window of Methanosarcina horonobensis HB-1 = JCM 15518:
- the bfr gene encoding bacterioferritin, protein MKGDQKLIDCLNARLADELAAINQYFVHAEMCENWNYDRLGDVIEKRAITEMRHAEKLIERILFLEGKPIVSNLSEIRIGGQVPEMHDHDHWAEEEAIKGYNQAIRLAAELGDNDTKVLLESILKEETEHIDWIEAQMDQINQVGVQNYLAQQIHE, encoded by the coding sequence TTGAAAGGAGATCAGAAATTAATCGATTGTCTAAACGCTCGTCTGGCAGATGAACTGGCCGCTATCAACCAATACTTTGTCCATGCCGAGATGTGTGAGAACTGGAACTATGATCGGCTGGGTGATGTAATCGAGAAGCGGGCTATTACCGAGATGAGACACGCGGAAAAGCTGATTGAACGCATCCTCTTCCTCGAAGGGAAGCCAATAGTCAGCAATTTGAGCGAAATTCGTATCGGCGGTCAAGTACCGGAAATGCATGATCACGACCACTGGGCCGAAGAGGAGGCTATTAAAGGCTATAATCAAGCCATCCGTCTGGCGGCGGAGCTGGGAGATAACGACACGAAAGTACTTCTAGAGTCGATCCTTAAGGAAGAAACTGAGCATATTGACTGGATCGAAGCCCAGATGGACCAGATCAACCAGGTAGGTGTCCAGAACTATCTGGCTCAGCAGATCCACGAATAA
- the bfr gene encoding bacterioferritin: MIINCENYNFLCIGGLCIKGNEKIIDSLNALLADELTAINQYFLHAEMCENWNYDRLGDVIEKRSITEMRHAEKLIERILFLEGKPIVINLNKIHIGDEVPKMHEYDHQAEEESIRAYNEAIRLAAEVGDNNTKTLLESFLKDEEEHIDWIEAQQDQINQIGIQNYLAQQIYEK, encoded by the coding sequence ATAATTATAAATTGTGAAAACTATAATTTCCTTTGCATAGGGGGTTTATGTATAAAAGGAAATGAGAAAATTATCGATAGTCTAAACGCTCTTTTAGCTGATGAATTGACTGCTATCAACCAGTACTTTCTTCATGCCGAGATGTGTGAGAACTGGAATTATGACCGTCTGGGTGACGTAATCGAGAAACGATCCATAACTGAGATGAGACACGCAGAGAAGTTGATAGAACGAATCCTCTTCCTCGAAGGGAAGCCAATAGTCATCAATCTGAATAAAATTCACATAGGAGACGAAGTACCGAAAATGCATGAATATGACCACCAGGCCGAAGAAGAGTCAATCAGAGCTTACAATGAAGCCATCCGCCTGGCAGCAGAAGTAGGAGATAATAACACCAAAACTCTCCTCGAATCGTTTCTGAAGGATGAGGAAGAGCACATAGACTGGATAGAAGCCCAGCAGGACCAGATCAATCAGATAGGTATCCAGAATTATCTTGCACAGCAGATCTATGAAAAATGA
- a CDS encoding YIP1 family protein produces MDYIETWKEVIQRPSNFYRKMPTAGGYAEPLTFAAISYFIYGLLTALFNRGMMGGMSGYGGMYGYGMGSGGYGLTTALMMAIMMPIIGIISIFIGAAILYIIYKVLGGKGSYEGTVRFISYATAVMLLSWIPFIGWIFGFYGIYLYILGGMIVHDVSMVKSAIAVLLPTFLIILIVIIMVVLAGSIAYTMIFPS; encoded by the coding sequence ATGGATTATATAGAAACTTGGAAAGAAGTTATACAAAGGCCGTCTAATTTTTATAGAAAAATGCCAACGGCCGGAGGATACGCTGAGCCGCTCACTTTTGCAGCAATCAGCTATTTCATATACGGACTTTTGACTGCACTTTTTAACCGCGGTATGATGGGAGGCATGTCTGGATATGGAGGTATGTATGGGTATGGAATGGGTTCAGGAGGGTATGGTCTTACTACCGCCCTTATGATGGCAATCATGATGCCTATTATAGGTATTATCTCCATCTTTATCGGAGCTGCAATACTTTATATCATCTATAAAGTGCTTGGAGGAAAAGGGAGCTATGAAGGTACTGTAAGATTCATATCTTATGCGACTGCAGTGATGCTGCTTTCCTGGATTCCGTTTATCGGCTGGATCTTTGGGTTTTACGGAATATATCTCTATATCTTGGGCGGCATGATCGTACACGATGTAAGTATGGTTAAATCAGCGATAGCTGTACTCCTGCCTACTTTCCTGATCATCTTAATTGTCATAATTATGGTAGTTCTGGCAGGATCAATTGCATATACCATGATTTTTCCATCCTGA